GATACTTTTAAGCAGTGGAGAGCAATGGTTGAAAACCGAATAGGTAAGAAGCTGAAAATTCTACGATCTGATAATGACACAGAGTACACGGATAGGACTTTCAAGGAGTTCTGTGACCGTGAAGGCATTGCAAGACACTGGATAGTTAGAGAAACACTACAACAGAATGGAGTTGTCGAATGACTGAATCGTACGCTACTTGAGAAGGCAAGGTGTTTGCGCTTTAATTCGGGGTTAGGTAGAGAATAGTGGACAAAATCGGTTGCTACAACTTGCTACATAGTGAATCGATCCCCACATTCTTCTCTAGATGGAGACACACCTTATAAGGTGTGGTCAGGAGAACATGCAGATTACGAGAAACTCAGAGTCTTTAGATGCACAGCCTATTATCATGTCAAAGATAATAAGCTTGATGATAGAGCTAAGAAAGCAATCTTTTTAGGGTATCCAAGTTCAAGGCTATTGTCTTTGGATTGTAAACGATTCTAAGTTTATAATTAGCAGGGATGTTACCTTTGATGAACGATCTATGGTAGCTTTGTCTAAAGATATAATGCCAGATGATAGTGATGTTGGAAAAACTTCAAATACTCAAGTGGTGGAGATAGAGTCTAAATACCAACAAATAGACTCTAATAATGTTCAGGTGGAGCATCCTAATGCTACTCGAGATGGTGCAGATGATGAACTTGATCATGAAGAAATTCAGCGAAAAAATGCACATGCATTACAACAGCAGCAACATGATTCTTTGGCATCTACTAGGCCAAAGAAGAATTATAAATTTGTTCAGAAGTTCGGGTCAGAAAAGCCTTTGAGACGTTATGGACAGGTAAACTTGGTAGATTATGCACTCTCAGTGGAGGATGATGAGCCGGTCACCTTCAAACATGCTATCAAAGACAAAGATAGAGAGAGTTGGTTGGTCGCTATGGAGGAAGAGATGCAATCTCTTCATAAGAACAAGACATGGGATGTGGTCCATTGCCCATGGAAAAGACTGCAATTAGTTGTAAGTGGGtgtataaaagaaaagaagattttACTAAGTCAGATGGTAAATATTCAAAGCTAGGTTAGTAACAAAGAAATTTGTACAGAAAGAAGGTTTTGATTACAATGAGATATTTTTTCCTGTGGTGAAACACACTTCTATACGAGTGCTTTTAAGTCTTGTCGCTCATGGTGATCTTGAGTTGGAACAACTAGACGTGAAGATTGCATTCTTGCACGTTGACTTAGAGGAAGAAATCTACATGTATCAACCTGAGGGTTTCAAGGTTGAGGGTAAAGAAAGTCAGGTATGTCGCTTGAGGACATCGCTATATGGATTGAAACAATCTCCTCGGCAATGGTATAAGTGATTTGACTcctttatgttaaaaaaaagtttttttagaAGTAATTATGATTGTTGTGTATACATTCGTAAGCTTCTTGGAGGTGATTATATTTATCTTCTAttgtatgtggatgacatgcttATTGCCTCTAAGGGCAAGGCAGAGATAGATATGTTAAAGGTTCAACTTGGTAAAGAATTTGAAACAAAGACTTGGGTGCTGCACGAAAAATATTAggcatgaaaattaaaagagagagatcAAACCAAAAATAGTTCTTGAGCTAAAGAGGATAAATTGAGCACGTCATTGAAAGGtttgaaatgaaaaatgctAAATCGGTGGTAATGCCGTTGGCCCCACATTTTAGGCTCTCTGGTAAACAATCTCCCACAATAGCAGAGGATAAGGCTTACATGGAAAATGTATCTTATGCTAGTGCAGTCGGTAGCCTAATGTATGCTTTGGTGTGTACACGCCCAGATATTTCACAGGCAGTCAGTGTTGTTAGCAGGTTCATGGCAAACCGGGGTAAGGCACATTGGGAAGCAGTCAAATGGATATTAAGATACTTGAAGGGTACCATTGACACATGTTTATGCTTTAGTGAAAAATCATATCAAATCAGCGactttgttgattttgattatGCTGGTGATCTAGATAGAAGATGTTCTACGACTGGTTATCTATATAAAATACAAGGTGCTCTAGTTAGTTGGCGATCGATGTTACAAGCTACAATGGCACTATCTACTACAGAGGTTGAGTACATGGCAATAGCAGAAGGGGTGAAAGAAGCATTGCGGCTAAGGGGTCTTCTAGATGATTTGGGGTTGAAGCAAGATTGCGTAAATCTGAGTTGTGATAGTCAAAGTACAATTTATTTGGCTAAAAATTAGGTTCATCATGCTCGTACCAAACATATTGATGTAAGATATCACTTCGTGCACGATGTTATAGAGAAAGGTAACAGTTCTCTTATAAAAGTACACACAGATGAAAATTCTCCTGATATATTGACTAAAGTAGTGTCAGAAAACAAGTTCCAACACTGTTTGGAATTGCTCAATATTACTTCTTGTTAGGCATTACatggagaaatagaagaacTACGATTGGTTTGATCCTGAATAAGGGTGCGTAGGCAGTCATTGTAAAAATGATGCAAACGGATATGAATACCACACTTTGATCGTCCAAAATTTGAGTAGATTTCAAATTGTAAAGGAGGTAGAGAATTGTGAGAATAAAAGAAAGGCAGAGAGAAAACAAAGGGAGGCAGACAAATGATGGAAGAGAGAAAATGGTTGATAGTTAAGGAGCTTTTATAGGAAACTATTTTATAGTATGCTCTCTTGTTATTTATAGAAGTTAGGAAACTATATAAATGAGTGAAATCAAAAtgtattcaatttaattaaaataaaaggaattCACATCTATagcaattatttattttctttcttttttctctttaataattatatagcgAGTGTATTATTATGAGTAATGTTCAATTTCATATTACTTTCTATCTATTAGAAGTCAAAATTTCGCTGCAGACTCAACACACAGATAGAACTGTCATAAAGAAACGCAGATAGAACTGCCACAAGAAAACACAGACCGAACTGCCACAAAAAAAGTGTAGATGGAACTGCCGGAAGTAAGCGCAAACAAAACAGCTTGAAGGAAATGTAGACGAAATTGACGGAAGAGAACGTAGACAGAATTGTCGGAAGAGAATGCAGACGGAACTGTCGCAAGAGTGACCAATTGTTGAAAAACTGTCGAAAAGATGGCAAACTGTCAGAAAACTGTTGAAAAGTAACAAATTGCGAAGAGATGGTAAACTATTGGAAGGTGACGGAAAACATACGATTTCTCCATGAGAATAAGTAAGTGATCAATTAATGAGTTAATCGATGAGGTGAGAAAGCATCTAaacattaacaaaagaaaagaaaaaaaagacattGAAAAAAGTATGAAAGATCGATGATTTCACCATAAGAAATCAACCTATTCACTTCAAAGAGGATAACTTGGCTATactttttaaagaattttaaatcacaaaaataaattattgaaaaagaaaactgaTTAATTACTCCTTAAACATCTAAAATATTACACACGTTAatatgtaataaaataaaatgtcaaattatttctttctgtttccaaattttaaataatttaatttctttctcaattttttaaaaataaaggaaCCAATTTTTCatttaccaaaaaataaatggagattaatttattattttattttattatgaattaatGTGTtggatatatttaaataaagtttAAGAACTATAATATAACTTGtcaattcctttttttttccaaagacTTATTTATCCATATCAAAATCTTCAAAGACCATCATTTAGGTTTACAAAAGAAGAAATCCTATCTCGATATACTAAATAGAAAATATCAATAACAAAAATCTGTATACACTGAATTATGGATTTAATTGTGACAACTTACACTTGTGACATCAGCTAAATATATATGAGGATTGAGGAACCACAATTTGATCCATGTTGctcctattttatattttcttttgatgACAACAACTTCCCACTTGGAAATAAAATGCTAAGCAATTATTTTCAGATTTGGAGGCTAGCTAGGTGAGtagttatattatatatatagaaaggtacgtattttttagattttatgaCAAAAAGTTTGAATGCGCAAGTGGTTGAATATGGCCTTTgcctttgaaattttaaaaccGGCTTCTGGGAAGCCCGACAAGATGGGAAGACTTGATGATAATTATATAACATGATTTCTTGTATTTATGTGATTGGTCCATCCATCAATTCAAAAACATTGGATTATTGTTGTATCCATTATTATGTTATGGCTCGACTTGCAACTTTGCTTTTGACTTGGGTGACAATTAATGTATAGCACCTAACTTAGTAGAATTACATACACGACTAATACTTGTACTATACAAGGAATCAACACTGTTTTGACAACATGAACAAGACATAGATTCGGTAACCTTAGCTTAACCCCCAAGTGCTAGAGAACAAATAAATATCGAATATGACAAAGAGAAaggttaattagttaataagtgTTAAGTGATCAGCTAATAAGAATTAGTTAATAACCAAAGCACATACAAAATATAGTAATATTTCaatcaaacaaaaacaaataatcatctgaaaagtaaaaaataaataaataaataaataaaacaagaattatACTACATGTACAtcaaaatcagccactaaagtcAGTtaccaatataaaatatatgctgGAATACAAATacattatgaaaataaattaaatcacacatgtatttatacacaaatacattggtggctgattttagtagttgattttggtgtacaaatAACATTTCTCATAAAACAAAGCACATACAAAAATGATaaacaaaattagaaaatcattcaTGCACATTCAAAAGTCATCAACAAAATTTGGAAAAGAGAATGAGCAATGAGTGAGGGAAAAGAGTGGGAcagtttattttgattttgaaactgGTAAGTGAGATGAACActtaataaattcaaatttctgtGATTTTAAACAAGTGAAAAAAGTGTGAGACATTAAATTTGGATGTGTTTCTATTAACTGAATAACAATTACCTAGCACTAGCAGCACTATAACTCATGTATTACATAGCAATTTTAATCTAAAACTTGTGTTTACAAAACTTATAAAGGGTGTAATTAATTCACATGAACGAATTAACATTATTTATATGCACTTTGCACTTTAAACTTTGAAAATGTACATTGATCTTGTACCTCAGATGATTGCAAGAATCTTCAAGAACTTTGGCTAGAAGGGTTCTTGAATTGCAAGGAGTATGGAGATCTTCACCACAAAGCTCACCGGACCATGTTGAAACCGGGGCCTTGAAGTTAAAGAAACTCAAATTgttgagaaaagagagaagacagGATTCTGAGAAATGAGAAGGAAGATGAGGGAGAGTGAATATTagagaagggagaagaagaataCAATCATCTAGAGGGGTGAACCTCACTCTGCATCTAGTATGAGTTTTGCTTATATACTAGTCAGCTAACTACTATAACTAACTTGCCACTTGTGGTAATGCCCACTCAACATATACttcatttcttattttttgtgttatttCACTTCAAATATTTGGTTAATAAAATTAGGTACACAAACATAATAGCTTATTACTTATATCATTGGAAGTGATAAACTTTTGTATCTGTTATATTTATTGATGAAAACATGAGATAACAAGTTCAATTTttcctttaattaattttgtcatAGAAACATATTCCTTTTTCTAAAATACTGTTTATGTATTATTATGTgattccccttttttttataaaaaaaaaaaagaaaaatctttttgttataaatttaCATTAGCTATAAGCtattatcataaaataaaatgcattttctatacaattaaaaatatgtgggtaggatgtaaatgATCCTCAGACTAACCAACTATTTCCTGGATCTTTCCTCACATGACTCTTAGCCATTTTCTCCCTCCATTTAAGGGCTTCTTCCCATTTTCCCTCTGCACTATAAATATTTGAAAGTAGAACATACGAAGCATGATGGCTGGGATTTAATTCTATCATCTTCAGAGCAGATTTTTCTCCAATCTTTGTGTTATTATGATTGCTACATGCACTCAGTAGTGTTCTCCATGATGCTTCACTTCCATCCCTTTTCACTATTTCATAAGCTTCCTCTAGCCTCCCTGCCCTACCATAGGCATCAATTAGGCACGAGTAATGCTCGGATTCTGGCTTAATCTTGTATCTATGAAGCATCAATGTAAAGAAATTCGAAATATCTTCAACATAACCGCCATGACTACAAGCTGATAACAGAGCTAAGAAAGTTACACGGTTAGGCATCAAGCCATTCTTCTCCAACATACTGAAAACTTTTATGGCTTCCAATGCTTTTCCATGATGTGCATATCCGCATATCATGGCGTTATAAATTACTTCATTCGCCTGTTGTTGTTCAACGAAAACTTTCTTTGAGTCCTCCATGTTTCCGTATTTAGCATACATATCTATAATGGAACTTGCAACATAGACATCTTGGTTGTAACCAGACTTGATGGCAAAAGCATGGAATTGTTTTCCCACATCTATTGCTGAAAGCTGCGAACAAGCTGAGACGCATAAAGGAAGGCTATAACTGGTGAAAGTGATTCCATCGGCTAACATCTCTTTGCATAGCTCTAATGCTTCAAATTCCCTCTCATTTTGTTTATAAGTTCCAATTATAGAACTCCAAGAACTATCATCTTTATGAACAATGTCAAGAAAAGCTTTGTAGGAACAATCCACTTGTTTACACTCAGAGTACATGTGGACTAATGCATTGCCAACCAAAGTAAGATGACTTATACTTGATTTCACTATAAGTGAATGGATTTGTTGACCAGCAGTTAAATCCGGATTATTCTTGCAAGACTTCAGAACAGCAACTAGAGTGGCACCTTGAATTTGCGAAGATGTAGTTCTTCGAAGTTCTTGAAACAGTTGCATGGAGAGATCAGATCCCATCTCCAGCTGAGCATAAGTCAAGATCATAGAGTTCCATGCTACAATATCTTTATCATCAATCCTTCTAAACAACTTTTCTGCATCTGCTCGTTCACCAAAACTGCAATAGAGAGACAACAACACACTTGCTATAAAGCAATTGTTTTGATGCCCATATTTTATCATTTGGCCATGCACTTGAACTCCAGTGTTCAAGTCCTCTAATTCAAAACAGGCTTTTAAAGTACTTGATAACACATGCTGCTCAAGCTTCATCCTCTGTCTACATAAATCCTTGAAGATATTCACAGCTTCCTCGCCTCTATTGTTCTTGGTATAGGCTGTAATAATCGAATTACAAAGAAAACTATCCTTTTCCTCCATGTAGTCAAAGATTTTCCTGCAAGAATTTATGTCGCTAAATTCAGCATACAAGTCAACCAGAGTACTGCCAACCACCATATCAACTTCGGCACCAAACTTAAACACCAGCCCATGAACTCCCCTAACTTGGTCCAACAACGAACAACACTTGAACAAGCCAATAAAAGTACTGTGATCAGGTCTCAAGAAATGAACCTCCCTCATTTCACTAAACAACCTCTTCACCACACCAAATTTACCAACTTGAGCAAATCCAGAAACCATGACATTCCAAGCAACAAGGTCCCTCTCCAACAATTCATGAAAGACACAACAAGCACTTTCAAGATCGCTGTCACTGCTAAAGTACATATACATAAGAGAGCTCCCAGCAAACTTGTCCCTCTCAAGGCCACACCGAACCAACAAACCATGAAGCTGCAAACCAACATCCCTCAAACCAGGATCAGCACAAGCGCGGAGCAGTGCAGATAACGTGTACTCATTGGGACTCTCACCAACCTCACGCATGTGATTGAACATGTCAAAGGCTTTTGGGAGATACCCATTTCTaagatttgcagaaattaaggTTGTCCAGGTAACAACGTTCTTATGGGGCATTTGGTCGAACAGGTGGTGGGTATAGCTGAATTGACCACATTTTGAATAAAGGCTCAAAAGGTTATTTGCCAAATGCGTCTGCGAGATGCATTGGGTGACTACAAGCTTTGCATGAATTTGTTTGCACTCTGCGAGCGTTGTGGGGTTTGAAGACTTGGCCAATGACAGCAAAAACtggtgaagaagatgaatggATTTAGTTGGCACACGATGATGGTCAAATAGCACATGCATTGGCCTTTGGACAATTCATCCAAATTTCCACTAAATCAAATTGGTCCCCTAATCACCTGAATATGTGATCTGGATGACAATAAGTTGCGAAGTTAAACATGTAATAATACTCCATCCAATGAATTGGCAaccaaacaaaacatgaaaaagTAATAGTACCTTCAAATCATTCAAATTTCAGAATGGCCTTAGCTGTTTGGGGCTCTGCCCATCTGGCATCTCAATTTCGATTCAAGAACAATCGGTAACAGCAATGACAGCTAGATTTCAACGGTGCTTGAAATTTTGTCACAGCTCACAAATTTCATGCACCAAAAAGCAAAAGAATTACATTATCAatcgaataaaaaaaatgaacacGAACAACCAAAAGCAAAGTTGAACGAGAAATAACTGGAACGTActgagaggagaagaagaaggaggtggGGATTGGTGGCGAGGTTCACCGGAGAAGAAAGTAAGTGTTTGTTTTTTGGAGTTAGTGCTTTGGGCTTAAAAATTGTTTTGGGCTCTGCTTATGAAGCCCAATGTAGTTCTTTTTTTGATACACCAATTATCCATAAGTTCTTCGGGATTTTTCTATTAAGTGTGATGTAGTAATAGATATATGATAGCAGACAATATTGTAAATAGGGGTAATACTATGGTGCTGAAggagaaaatttttagcaggtGCTGAAATTAGGAGGCGATGTAGAAAAGTTTACGCGTGTATTTGTTGTCTTCAaagtttcaataatttttacaGTGTGCTCACAAATTGATGAAAGAAGAAAGCTAATtagatgttattttattttattaatgatgATGATTAGGTTGTTGGACTTTTTTTGAAAGTATGTAATATATTATGGGATTAAAAAAGATTGGGTgttgtgataaaaaaatattgtatggCTCGATAAAatgaataatgataataatagcacagtaattataaataatttcttGGTACTCACAAAAGAAATTGTTACGATGGGTAACCAGAGATAAATGGGTTGGATTTGTTAGGTTGACCTAATCATTTGAAGAAGGGGACTCTTTGACCGGATTTGCGTCTGGGTGcttccgtccgacttgtgtatGTATGAGTGAATGAGGGTGGTACCTTCAAAGACACTCCGATACCTAAGTGAGCAAGGGTCTAAGCAGGTTTAGAGAATATTGGAACTTAAGAATACCTGatgggtgtcagtgtatttatagtggtgaactaataaccaccgttggagtagtgccaccttttaaggtggataaccgtctCTTTATCTTAGGAAAGTTGAAATATGACTCTTGGAAATGGGTTAAGAGATTTTAGGggtagttacttatttgaataagtgttatctgccagctatcCATCGAACCCGACTTCTTTAGGAAGGAGTCTGTGTCGAATCCGACTTCTTTAAAGAAAGTCGGTGAGTAGTGAAGGCCAACTTTTGAATTAaacattttttgtttatttga
The genomic region above belongs to Arachis duranensis cultivar V14167 unplaced genomic scaffold, aradu.V14167.gnm2.J7QH unplaced_Scaffold_165934, whole genome shotgun sequence and contains:
- the LOC107475519 gene encoding pentatricopeptide repeat-containing protein At4g39530-like, which encodes MHVLFDHHRVPTKSIHLLHQFLLSLAKSSNPTTLAECKQIHAKLVVTQCISQTHLANNLLSLYSKCGQFSYTHHLFDQMPHKNVVTWTTLISANLRNGYLPKAFDMFNHMREVGESPNEYTLSALLRACADPGLRDVGLQLHGLLVRCGLERDKFAGSSLMYMYFSSDSDLESACCVFHELLERDLVAWNVMVSGFAQVGKFGVVKRLFSEMREVHFLRPDHSTFIGLFKCCSLLDQVRGVHGLVFKFGAEVDMVVGSTLVDLYAEFSDINSCRKIFDYMEEKDSFLCNSIITAYTKNNRGEEAVNIFKDLCRQRMKLEQHVLSSTLKACFELEDLNTGVQVHGQMIKYGHQNNCFIASVLLSLYCSFGERADAEKLFRRIDDKDIVAWNSMILTYAQLEMGSDLSMQLFQELRRTTSSQIQGATLVAVLKSCKNNPDLTAGQQIHSLIVKSSISHLTLVGNALVHMYSECKQVDCSYKAFLDIVHKDDSSWSSIIGTYKQNEREFEALELCKEMLADGITFTSYSLPLCVSACSQLSAIDVGKQFHAFAIKSGYNQDVYVASSIIDMYAKYGNMEDSKKVFVEQQQANEVIYNAMICGYAHHGKALEAIKVFSMLEKNGLMPNRVTFLALLSACSHGGYVEDISNFFTLMLHRYKIKPESEHYSCLIDAYGRAGRLEEAYEIVKRDGSEASWRTLLSACSNHNNTKIGEKSALKMIELNPSHHASYVLLSNIYSAEGKWEEALKWREKMAKSHVRKDPGNSWLV